One genomic region from Amaranthus tricolor cultivar Red isolate AtriRed21 chromosome 12, ASM2621246v1, whole genome shotgun sequence encodes:
- the LOC130828830 gene encoding bidirectional sugar transporter SWEET2, translating to MVSFLQYSVLKDAAGVAGNIFAFGLFVSPIPTFRRIIRNGSTEEFSGLPYIYTLLNCLICAWYGSPFVSVDNILITTVNSIGAIFQLVYLFLFISYAERERKFKMMGLLAGVFVLFAVLVFMSLNLFDFSSRQKFIGFLSCASLISMFASPLFIIRLVIRTKSVEYMPFYLSLSSFLMSMSFFAYGMFNWDAFIYVPNGIGMLLGITQLGLYTYYSKKASEAHEPLIVSYS from the exons ATGGTTTCTTTTCTACAGTATTCGGTTCTTAAAGATGCTGCTGGGGTTGCTG GTAACATCTTTGCTTTTGGGCTTTTTGTGTCCCCAAT ACCAACATTCAGGAGAATAATCAGAAATGGGTCAACAGAAGAGTTTTCAGGATTGCCATATATATACACTCTCCTCAATTGTTTGATATGTGCCTGGTATGGATCACCCTTTGTGTCAGTTGACAATATATTGATTACAACAGTCAATTCAATTGGTGCTATCTTCCAGTTAGTCTACTTGTTCCTCTTCATTTCATATGCAGAGCGTGAGAGAAag TTCAAGATGATGGGTTTGCTAGCTGGGGTGTTTGTTCTATTTGCGGTTTTAGTTTTCATGAGCTTAAACCTCTTTGACTTCAGTTCAAGGCAAAAATTTATCGGGTTTTTGAGTTGCGCTTCTCTCATTTCGATGTTTGCCTCGCCACTCTTTATAATC AGATTGGTTATAAGGACAAAAAGCGTCGAATACATGCCCTTTTACCTCTCGTTGTCTTCCTTCTTGATGAGTATGTCTTTCTTTGCATACGGGATGTTTAACTGGGATGCATTCATTTAT GTTCCAAATGGGATAGGGATGCTCCTCGGAATCACACAATTGGGATTGTATACTTATTATAGTAAGAAAGCAAGTGAAGCTCATGAACCTTTGATTGTTTCTTATTCATAA
- the LOC130828831 gene encoding protein trichome birefringence-like 41 — protein sequence MREKWILSLLFIIMVIRGEAEAGLMRRSRRSSRITTPISLNNNTSSPSRCDYFKGRWIVDFAHRYNYTDCPFIEKEFNCLKNGRPDLLYLHYSWKPDSCNLARFNARDFMERYRGKSIMFVGDSLSLNQWQSLTCLLHSGVPTATYNITRQGMISTFTFTDYGLKVMIDRSVYLVDVVRERIGRVLKLDSIIGGRLWMGMDMLVFNTWHWWGRRGPTQPWDYIRIGNVTVKDMNRMIAFEKALETWAHWVDTNVDPTKTKVFFQGISPSHYNGSDWEEPEAINCLRQTQPVIGSNYPGPFPVAESVVKRVLSKMKTPVTLLDVTLLSLLRKDGHPSIYGLFSMDCSHWCLPGVPDVWNQILYNYIL from the exons atgagagaaaaatGGATACTATCTCTGCtcttcataataatggtaataagaGGTGAAGCCGAAGCAGGATTAATGAGAAGAAGCAGAAGAAGTAGCCGCATCACTACTCCAATTTCTTTGAATAATAATACTTCTAGTCCAAGTAGATGTGATTATTTTAAAGGTAGATGGATTGTAGACTTTGCTCATCGTTACAATTATACTGATTGTCCTTTCATTGAGAAAGAATTCAATTGCCTCAAAAATGGTAGACCAGATCTGCTTTACCTCCATTATAGTTGGAAGCCCGATTCCTGCAATTTAGCCAG ATTCAATGCTCGAGATTTCATGGAAAGATATAGAGGAAAGAGTATAATGTTTGTTGGAGATTCATTAAGTTTAAATCAATGGCAATCACTTACATGCCTATTGCATTCTGGTGTACCTACTGCCACTTATAACATCACTAGACAAGGCATGATTTCTACATTCACTTTCACG GATTATGGGTTGAAAGTGATGATTGATAGAAGTGTGTATCTGGTAGATGTTGTAAGGGAAAGGATTGGCCGAGTTTTAAAGCTGGACTCTATTATTGGAGGCAGATTATGGATGGGAATGGACATGCTCGTCTTCAACACTTGGCATTGGTGGGGCCGCCGTGGTCCTACTCAACC ATGGGACTACATTCGTATCGGAAATGTAACAGTAAAAGACATGAATCGGATGATAGCCTTTGAGAAAGCACTTGAAACATGGGCTCATTGGGTTGACACTAATGTGGACCCTACTAAAACTAAAGTCTTTTTCCAGGGAATTTCTCCATCTCATTACAA TGGGAGTGATTGGGAAGAACCAGAAGCAATAAATTGTTTAAGACAGACACAACCGGTAATAGGGAGCAACTACCCAGGACCTTTTCCGGTGGCGGAGTCGGTGGTGAAGAGAGTTTTAAGCAAAATGAAGACGCCTGTGACATTGCTTGACGTTACTCTTCTTTCCTTACTAAGAAAAGATGGACATCCTTCCATTTATGGTCTATTTTCTATGGATTGCAGTCATTGGTGTCTGCCTGGTGTTCCTGATGTTTGGAATCAAATTCTTTACAACTACATTCTTTAA